The window GGTCGGCGAAGCCCTCGCCCTTGAGCACACCGAGCAGACGGTCTATCTGCATACCGGTGTACGGGAAGCGGTCGGGCACGGGGATGTCGAGGATCTCCTGGCGGATCGCGGGGTCGGCCAGCGACCCGAGCGTGTGCCCCGGCTGGTACTCCCAGCTCGTCAGCGCTACGTACACGTCGTACTTACGTGCCAGCGCGAACAGCTCCAGGATCCGGTCCAGCGCGTCCACCCGGTAGCCGCCGCGAGCCGTGGTCCCGGCGCCGTAGTCGCAGTAGCCCGGGTCGGCGACGCGGCCGATCTCGACGGGCCCCCGCCGCGTCCCGTCGGCCTTGAAGGCCCAGCTCCACAGCCCGTCAATGCGGATGGTGTTGAACCCCCGCGCCACGAGGTCAGCGAAGGCCTGCTCCAGGTCGTGGAAGCCCTCGCCGGGCTGCATGTCGGTGGCCCAGTAGCCGAACCAGAAGGCGATGGTGAGGCGCTCGGGCAGATGCCCGGGGATGGTCTCACGTCCGACGATGGGGGTGGCCATGGCCTGTGATCCCGTTACGACAGTAGTTCCGCCCGTACCCGTGTCAGCCAACCTGCGGCTGCTTGGGGCTACTCGTCTGTCTGCCCGGAGGTGTCGGGGGCCCGCTCTGCCTCTCCCCCGCCGGTCAGGACGATGCTTGCTGCCCAGTCGAAGATGCGTTGCGCGGTGGCAAGCGCCTGGTTGGCCGTCTCCTGGTCCGGGTACAGCGCCTCGTCGTAGCGCCCCCTGACGGCATACTCCATCAGGTCCTCAGCCGCGTCCTCGAAGGCGAGCACCTCTACGCGCAGCTTCGCGCTCAGGCCGATGAGCGTGCCGAGGTCGTGGGTGAAGGGGTACACGACCTCGTGCAGCGCGAGTACCGCCTTGAGGGACTTTTCGGCCGCCTGCTGGGCGTGGAAGCAG is drawn from bacterium and contains these coding sequences:
- a CDS encoding HEPN domain-containing protein, whose translation is MKSPLDAGRGLLQKAGHDLFAGRTVAATGEALDTVCFHAQQAAEKSLKAVLALHEVVYPFTHDLGTLIGLSAKLRVEVLAFEDAAEDLMEYAVRGRYDEALYPDQETANQALATAQRIFDWAASIVLTGGGEAERAPDTSGQTDE